A region of the Bryobacteraceae bacterium genome:
GCGTTTCGGCCATCGCTAAATGCCCTCCCCGAAAGTGAATTCGTCTCGGGAAATCAGGACTCCTTTTTCTTCCAAAGCGCGCAAAATCTCCGCGACGGCGCGCTCCGGCTCGTCACTCAGGTTTTCCGGCATTTCCGTCACCGGAAATCCGGAACAGGCCGAACCCGGCGGCGCAATCACAATCAGACCGGCGCGCAGCAGCGGCTCGAGCGGCGCCACCGGCCCGTCGAGCAGGACGGCGTCCCCGCCGTGCTCGAACAGCCGGCGCTCCAGCAGTTCAGCGGCGGCCGAACCCGGTGGGGCAATGACAAGCGCCGCGCCGTGGCCGCTGCGGGCGCGGCGCTCGGCCGCGGTGAGCCGCCCGGCGTGAAAGCGCGGCTGCCGGCGCTGCCGGCGGAGTGACTCCGGGTCTTCGGCCGGAGCCTCGATCATGCCTGCGGCGATGGTGCGGTTCGTGATCGGATCAACCAGGATGAACGCCCCGTTGCCGCGCACCTCGCCGTATGGGTCGAAGGCCAGCGGCCGCGACGTCTCCCATTCGGCCAGGCCGATGTCGCTCCACGCAAGCGTTTCCGCCGGACGCGGATCCAGCGTGTGGATGTCCACGCCGTGGCGCAGACGGGCCAGCCGCGCCTGCACCTCGTGCGGCCCATGCCGCAGCAGGTAGCTTTTGCGCGGCGACAGTGGCTCCGCGCTCATCCACACCGTATGCGCCAGAAAGCGGCGGGACAGGTGCGGCGCCCGCCGCGCAGCCGCCAGCATCGAGCCGCGCGATACATCGAGTTCGTCCTCCAGCGTCAGCGTCACCGACATCGGCGACACCGCTTCCTCCAGGTCACCGTCGAAGGTGACGATCCGCGCCACGCGCGTCCCCCGGCCTGAAGGCAGCTCCACCACCTCATCGCCCGGACGCACGCGGCCGGAAACGATCTGCCCCGCGAAACCGCGGAAGCCATCGCGCGGGCGGATCACATACTGCACCGGAAACCGGAATGGTCCCGCTGCCGCATCGGCCTGGGGCTCGATCTGCTCAAGATACTCAAGCAGGGACGGCCCCTCGTACCAGGGCATCCGCGCCGAACGCTCCACCACGTTGTCGCCTTCCAGCGCACTGACCGGAATGAACGTCAGCCGTGCGCCCCTCAGCCGCGGCTCGAGCGACCGCAGCCCCTCCGCTGCGGCCTCGAACGCTTCGCGGCTGTAGCCGGCCAGGTCCATCTTGTTCACGGCGACAATCAACTCCCTGGCGCCGAGCAGCGCGGCGATGAACGCGTGCCGCCGCGACTGCGCCACCGCGCCCTTCCGCACGTCCACCAGAATGATGGCCGCGTCCGCCGTCGAGGCGCCCGTGGCCATGTTCGGCGTGTACTGCTCGTGGCCGGGCGTGTCGGCGATGATGAACGTGCGGCGCGCCGTC
Encoded here:
- a CDS encoding adenylyl-sulfate kinase, with the translated sequence MPASTETAARRLPLAHFLRAPGERSLLRFATAGSVDDGKSTLIGRLLHDTRSVYEDQIEAVKKSPINRSGGAIDFSLLTDGLRAEREQGITIDVAYRYFSTARRTFIIADTPGHEQYTPNMATGASTADAAIILVDVRKGAVAQSRRHAFIAALLGARELIVAVNKMDLAGYSREAFEAAAEGLRSLEPRLRGARLTFIPVSALEGDNVVERSARMPWYEGPSLLEYLEQIEPQADAAAGPFRFPVQYVIRPRDGFRGFAGQIVSGRVRPGDEVVELPSGRGTRVARIVTFDGDLEEAVSPMSVTLTLEDELDVSRGSMLAAARRAPHLSRRFLAHTVWMSAEPLSPRKSYLLRHGPHEVQARLARLRHGVDIHTLDPRPAETLAWSDIGLAEWETSRPLAFDPYGEVRGNGAFILVDPITNRTIAAGMIEAPAEDPESLRRQRRQPRFHAGRLTAAERRARSGHGAALVIAPPGSAAAELLERRLFEHGGDAVLLDGPVAPLEPLLRAGLIVIAPPGSACSGFPVTEMPENLSDEPERAVAEILRALEEKGVLISRDEFTFGEGI